The genomic stretch TAATACATGTGTTTTGATAGAATTCAGTTGTGCTGGTTGTAATCCATAGGCCAGTTGTCTCAATCTACTCATCCATTTGTCATTCATCTCGTTATTAATCTCGTAGTGTTCTAACTAGTGTTATGCCCCACGTAATTGCCCAAGGGCAGGTGATTTCATGTCCTTTAGGAGCTAATCTGCGGCAGGTGCTGCTCCAACATGGCGTTTCTGTGCATAATGGTGGTGCCCAGGTCATCAACTGTCGGGGACTGGGTACCTGTGGCACTTGTGCTGTGCAGGTAGAGGGAGATGTATCTGCACCTAACTGGCGCGATCGCACACGCCGATCGTTGCCACCCCATTCTCCCCACCGTAACCTGCGTCTTGCTTGTCAAACTAAGGTGCTAGGGTCTGTGCAGGTCACAAAATTTGATGGCTTCTGGGGACAAGGAACCTGCCCCGTATGGACTCCAACCCACTCATAAGGACTGAACCATGATCCGTATTGTTGTCAGTGTTGCAGCATTTGTGCTTGCGATTTTGCTAATCCTAGCGTCAGGTTTTCGTCTGCCATTCCGGAGTAGTAATCAACCTACGTCTAACCAGTCTCGGTCTGGTTCCCCTGGGTTGCTTGATCGCCTATTGAACCGTAACAGACCTTCACCCCAACAGTCACCCCCTGCGGCTACGGGCTTCAGCACAGGAACGAATAACCAAGCGCAGCCCGGTAACCAAGGAACTGCTTCACCAACTCAGATTGCTCCGTTGAATGCACCACAACCTGCTAACCCTAGAGCTGACCTTGCCCCTAGTCCCACTATTCCGCCTGGGACTGTGCCGTCTGGCGTTCCTGCTGGCAGTCAAGATTATAGTGCTCAGATAACGGGTACTGGTAGTCGCGGTACAGGAGCAGATCGTCCTCCATCCACCCCTAATACCTCGGCGGGGCCTT from Cyanobacteriota bacterium encodes the following:
- a CDS encoding (2Fe-2S)-binding protein — protein: MPHVIAQGQVISCPLGANLRQVLLQHGVSVHNGGAQVINCRGLGTCGTCAVQVEGDVSAPNWRDRTRRSLPPHSPHRNLRLACQTKVLGSVQVTKFDGFWGQGTCPVWTPTHS